The region ACTGCATCAAGTCCGCAGCAGAAACCGAGAGCACTTCCGACCCTAACGTTCAAAATCaattcctctctctgctgtccaaCCTTCTGGGTGTTGTGTAAAAATCAAAGGGGGAGAAGATCAGAtacaaatacatataaatataaacagaacAATCTCACCATTTGTGACTATGCATATTATAGAACaattacaaataaacacattggTTCAGTATGCTATATACTGGGACAGACAAATGTAGCTCAGTGACATAAAGGAGGAAAGCTAGGTTGgggttttggttatttttttattttgaaaaatccaATAGCACGGTATCCggttttcccctcctctctcaccctAACTTGACAAAACGTCTTCCTCTGACGTCGTGCGCGCGCACCGCCGCATCCTCAGTACGAAGGTATGTCAAGTCAGAGTGCGCAGAAATTCACCAGAAATCTGATAAATACGGCTTCAGCATTAAAGCCGACACTTCAGACTAACAGAAAGGATCTTTAAatttgagggtttttttctgtctatgaaacgtaaaataaagaaaaatgcaaatctCAGGTAAAAGCCAAACAGGTGTACAGTAGCTGGCGTTATAACGAGTGCTGGCTGTGGAGAGTTTCTAgctgaattgttttattttgaaaacgcATATTTGCAGCTTTATTGTGGGTTACATTCTGCTGGACTTGATTTGGGACCAGGTTGGACTCACCTGTCTGAAGGCAGAGGTGTTCTTATGAAGTCAGGAGGCTGTTTCCTCTTTAAAGGACAACACCGGTGCTTTTTCCATTGTTGCCAACCGTTTATGAAGcacttgttttcatttagttcCCCCTTTGTGTTACCACCCAGAGATCCCTTTGCGTGTTCGTTTAGACAGGTAGCCGAGCCTCCAAGCACAGTTACATCTCACAATTAACATCCTGCAAGTGAAAAATCTCATAGAAGTTATTTAACATACAGTCAAAATggcacttttcattttctcatctaacttcttaaaagacaaaaaagctGAAGAAGCAAAATGAACCGTTTCTTTGAGGGGGACTTTCATTCAGAACAGATTGAAGCTATCACTACAACCTTCAATTATAGCTTGATGGCGCTGTCACTAAATCTGCCTCATGGatatgttgattttatttattcatcctgTTTACTTTTGCGGTCCTTTAACTCAATTCAGAAGGACACCGAGTTTCAGAAAGGGcgattttgttttcttgtttgtttggggaGCTGATTCAGAGTTACATAAACTGGAGCTGGATCAGGATTTGATATCAGGAAGATGAAGCACTGATAAGTGAGAGGTGTGGATAGCCTGTCTTAGATGTTGgtaaatgctttttatttattaactgtGTGATCTCCTGTTTATGGAGCGTATCAGTGAGGGTGGGCTGTGGTAACTGCTGCAGACAGACTTTCCCTGCAGGCACGGGCCTGTGTTTGGTCTCAACAGGATCTCAATTATTCCAGCTGAGTGCACTCAGCAGCAGGTCATAATGACGTCGCTTCATTTGTTTCCGTTTGTGTCCAGTGTGCTCACTGTTCTCCAGGTCTGATAGCCACTGCTAGTCTAATGAGGGTATTTATCCCATTAGAGAACGATAGCTTTCAGCAGATGTTTTCCCTGCTGATGATTTGCTCCTGTGAGTCTTTTCAGAGGACAGGAAGTTGGAGTATTTAAGAAAAACAGttgtgctgcagagacacaaagcTTCTCATTTAAAAGTTATGCAGGAGGCACCACTTAGGCACCTGATTTAATTAAAGCCTGTCAATCAAATGCTCAGTCTGCCTTGAAATAGTCCAGGGTGGGTTAAAAGTCCTGAGGCACATAATGAAattatgctttgttttgttttttttcaccacaTTTCATAGTCTTTTGTGTTAATGCAGTTGTGTTAATTCAGTATTAACACAACCGCATATTCCAGAAACTGAATCCAACAAAACCTGCAAGGAATTCACAACATGTCAGTAAGAGCCATTATTCAGCCATGATTAGGAACAGGTACCTCATCACGTTTAATCTTTAAATATAGCAATGTGGCATTTGGGCATAATACCCAGGACACCAGAGGCAGCTACCTGCACCCGAGAGGCGATGTTAATGAAGGTTATAACATATTGGTGAATCCCAAGGCGCAATTGTTAAAGACGGGAAAACATGGCTGCATCTTTGTTGGAGGGCCTTGAGCTGAACTGGTTCAACCGTACCCCTGTGGTGTCTCTCCGGCTCTGTGCCAGCTGAGCACTCACTACAGGGCCGAGGACATCACTTCATACAAaaggttgttgtttgtttttttaacttcatcaccagttaaaaaaaaaaacaagccagacAAGTCAGACACAGAACAGTCACTCCTGGTATTTGTATctaatcaaaaatatttatcagaGTTGTTTTTAAAGACATAAAGACTATTGTTGACCAACAGCAATTTCACACAACGTTCAGTTCCCTCATCACGAGGAGGCATTTCctccaaagaaagaaaaaaataaccctGTCAAAGACACTAACACAGTTTAAAACttcatttaatcaaatttaagtCTAAAGTTTAGCAAAAACACACGATGTTTACtgtccaaaaaaatattttttaaaaccagcTTGAAGCTGTTTACTTACTTGCCTGGAGCTTCAGCCATTGTTGTGTTGATTCTGCTTCCTTAGGACAAGAGTGAAAgtgagtaaacagctgttaatgttgACTATGTCGCAGCAGCAAAACCAACAAGGCAGTCCttggaaatacattttaaaaaaagcttgGTTTCGGATTCTTGGGGGAGTAGCCCCTAGTCAATTCATACACATCATCCAATCCACAGCAAATGTATATAAATCAGTAAAAACAGAGTAGTTCatacttttaaaataattttagaaatgatCTGTTGTGCTTTTGGAACAATCCCCTAAATTTTGGTGAAGTCCTAATTTAAAATCAACAACAAGCTGTATTTGTGTCATGTCATGGGTTTAGAATTAAAAAGGTGAGTTAAAAGAGGATTCTCTAGTCTGTGTTGATCTAATGAACGCTCATCAAACCAAATAGTCTGTGTCGTTCAGCAGATATCCCGCGTTGATGGACTCAGACACCCATGAGTCTTTCACAATCTTAAACTTCTTCCTAAAGCAGCGTCTCAGAGTTCTCAGATCCAGAAGTCTTGTTTCTTCTGTGATGACAACATGAGAGAttccctcctccagcttctgcACGACGGTTCCTCCATGGTAGCGAAACTCCAGCGCCCTGATGTCCAGACAGGTGGCGGGAATGGCTGTTTCTGGGTCTCCTATGTCAGTGTACCTGTCCATGTAAACTCTGAAGGGCCTGAACATGCTGGAGGGAAGGTCATCCCAGCTGTAACGCTGCTCCACCTGTGCGACACTCACGTCTGGCAACGCCTTGACCTTGTCGATCCTGCCGAACACGTCTCGCAGCTGCTGCTCGTCAGTGTCCACATAGTAGCTGTCGCCGAAGCTGTCGTACTCCCTGGCAAAGTGTTCCTTGGTGGTGGGCGACATGTGGATCATATGGTGTGGTTGCCATGGGACCACTTCCTTCTTGCCCAGGCACTCCAGCAGCCAGGCAGCCCAAACCACGTCATGCTGGTTGGACAAAATCAGGTTCTTCACACGCATGTTCTCCACACCGGCAATCACACAGTAGGTGTCCGGCCCCGGGTTCTGAACCACGATCCCTCCACACCTACCAGTGAGACCAAAGCACTGATCAGTTATTCTAACAGATACTGTCAGGAATGATTTAAAGCCCGTCAGCTCACCAACAATGACATTCACAGATTTCCCTCTTACCTGGCCACCCCCTTCTCCAGCTCAGGCTTGGGATGATCCTCGGTGCCATTCAGGATGCAGAACTCCACATCCTCAAACATATCTGTCTCCTTGGTCACCCCAGACAGGTCCTGAGGCTTGAAATGGTCGATGACGCCGGCCACCTTCTTGGGTTTGGCTGCCACCTTACGCTTCTTCTTCTGCGGTTCATTGTCGTCGATGCTAAGGTGCCTGGAGGCGAGCTTCCCCGACGCCTTGCTGCGGAACTGATCCAGCTCTGCCAGAGTCATGCACTGATGCCAGTCTTTGTCATCACGGATTTTCTCAATCCTGGGAAAGCGAAGAGTACAGTTGGTTTTATACATGTCACTACCGACTATTTCAGCTGCCTTGACCTGGATGATGACAGAGTTGCAGGGTTCAATGTAGACTTCTGGCTTCTCTGGCCCACACAGGATGGATGCTGGTGGGTCGTTCTTCCGGTACACTTTCCAGTGCTTGGCTAGCTTCAATCCAAGGTCATACAACTCCTTCATGGTGTAGCCAGAGCCGATGCGGCAGAAGCTGTGGAAAACTGACGGTTTCTCGCCAGGCTTTGGAGCTTCTGCAACAGCACATAAGAAGTGTGACATCATACCGCCACGTCTTCCTTTACCCCAGTAACCGCCGACAATCAGCAGGTCCAGCTCATCCATCAAGCCATCAACATATTCTGGCTTAATTTTCAGCCATCCCTCCCCCCGTTTGTCAGGTTTGTAGATGGATAAAGGATCTTTCACCATGATCCCTTCTTCCCTGTTGTCGATGGCATCATTGAGAGCATTCACCACATCCTGCATGGTTCTAGCTTCGGTTTGTGGCACGAGGTGAATCCTTCCCTTGACTGGGGTGAAAACCGTCTGAATGGTCTCGTAGCGCTTCTTCAGCGTTTCCTTTCCAAGCTTCTGGTTGTTGACCAACAACACGTCAAAAACGCAGAAGCACGTCTGTAACTCAGAGTCATCCATCAGCCTCTTGATGTCGAACTTACTCCCTTTCTGCATGTAGTTCTGTGTGGTTGGGTTGTACGCCATCATCTCTCCGTCGAGGATGCAGCTCACAATGTGGCTTTTGAAGACGTTGTGGATGTAGGGAGTCAGTGAGCCCTCCAGTCGAGAGCCTCCAAACTGCTGCGTGTACTCAAAAGCATTTCGGCTGTAGTATTTGTACACGTCTCCATCTTTGTGTAGCTGAATACGCTCCCCGTCCAGCTTGGTCTGGATGTAAAAAGGGCTGTTGGCCATCTGTTTCTCCACATTGCGGATGTTAGCCACCGCTGCCAGCATGGGCTTGAAGGCAGAGAAGAGGCCAATGGAGACCTCGCTTAAAGAAACAGAAGGGTTGTGTAACTGTTGGCACACCTTGTTCAAGTCCGTGTTGACGTTATAGAGTTCCGCCGCATCAGGATGGAAGATCTGAAGAACAGTTTCTTTGCTGATCCCGAGCTTCATGTCCTTTAGTATCATTCTGATGAGCCATTTTTGCTCGAGAGCCGAGCTCTGGGTGATGAGGTGCAGAAGATTCTTTTTCACGAGATCCTTCTGCTTGCTTGCATTGTTAGCAGCCACCGAGTCCAGAAAGTCATTGACTTCTTTGATGCTGAGGTTTCCTTGGTGGCTGCACCGTTTCTTCAGCACAAAGTATGCCATGCCAGCAAAGTCTCCAGCTTCTCCTTGGGATGTAGTCGGAGCTCGGTAGTTCAACAGTTTATTGGCCTCTTGCCCGTCCTTTGGCAGGCCCAACACATCGATGTAGAGTTTAGCCAACATGCTCTCTTTGATGCCATATGCCATCCGCTCTCGTTCAAAAGGGGGAACTATGAGGCGCATGGCTGGGTAGAAAGAGTCTGTTGTGTTGGGCCTGTCTTTGTGGAGGGCAGAATGAAACTTTCTCCACGACGCAATGAAATCCCCAAGGAACTTGGATTTATCTGGACGCGGTTTCGACTTCTGGATTTTCTCCAAAGTGTTGCACAGATGAAGGAAAGGAACCTGTGCTGCAACAGACGGCTGATCAGCAGCATCACTTTTGGAAGTTCCCTCCATggtgaaatctgaaaaacaagatTAAAGTCATCACTCGAGTAAAAGTGTGAATTAAAGTTTCACTTTGGTAAAATTTAACTAATCCATCTATATTTTAGAGTCATAAATGAAGACGTATTAATTGGAAAAATGTTAAGCTCTTTTGTTTATCAATGAGTCATTTTTCAGACGAGATGGTTCAGCATTTTTCTGGAAACAGAATCTACTTGTTATCTTGTGTGGCAGCAGACCAAGAATTTcagagacagtgacagaaaaatatcataTTATCACTAATTTCATCTACATTTGCAGATTTATGGCCCATCGGGTCAAACTTCAACATCTTCCGTCAAGCGCTGCCTCAACACGACGACGGGACTTCAGTTCATCAAatcaacaaatgttttcattattttggttatttatatacattataATGACGTTTGAACtcgcaaacacaaacatgttatCTGCTATCTGTTGAGCAAACACAACGCCggttctttttcaaaataaaagtatttgtatttgtgttgtattaAGTGTGTTTAGTCCGGACATGCCTGACCAGATAAGTCATAGAAAAATAACTAAAACCAAGCGAACTTATATCGATTattaacatttatgtttgtgatttattaatttaatgtcAATCGCAGGTTTGATTCATGAATGAAACTGTTTGACTGTCtcgttgtttttattttgaaatcgaACCGACGACAGAAACCATCTGAATTatcactaaaaacaaaaacaaaaacaaaaaaaaaaaacataaaggacTGAACTCTTACCTTCTGTTTTTATATCTCAAAACAAACGATGAGCTTCATGCTGAGCACTTCCTCGAGTGGAAAGCGGGTCCTTCATGGAAATGTTCCGCCGGAAACAAAAGCGGAACTTATGTTCTGACACGATGTTGTTCGGTTCCGTCGGGAAACTTTTGGATTTATGAACTAAACGCCCCTTTTTTAACAAGTCACATTTTGGGTAGTTATTTAGTTACTATGACTGTAATTTATATCgtgtatttatatttcacagATAGTTTTCAACCAATTGAgcttattttataaattttatttattattttcgTCTTTGTAATCTAATGTCTAAATTTGAACTCTTGGTGATTTAAATGCaggaacagtaaaaaaaaatattcccagCTCTCCCATTCCTATTTTGTTGCCCTCCCATTGGCCAGCAGAGGGAGACGGGGAGATGCTGCAGTGCTGAGAAGGTTGTTTACCATCAGAGGTTTGTGGTCAGATGGAAGAACAAGTTGGAAATGTGTAACTGTGGACCATAACAAAGCCAAGGACACATCAGACACAACTTCTTCTTATAGACACTTAACATCATAAACGACAATGCCTTGAAAATATGAGTAGAAAGGCTCATGAAGCTGATTATGAGTTGTTGTTAAGACATTTCAGATGTTATCACATATTTATCATAAGCAGAAACTATATGAACAAACTACATATATGtaagtatatatacacacagatgaGATAATTGGGATACTGCATGCTCCAAACAACGATATATTGATTGTTGTATTTTCAATGATACAAAAAATTGTCTGATGAAAGGTTGagctacatttattttacagttaaatCCATCAAAATTGAATCCAGAACagcaaattatttattttttttatttttttttggcaacaaaGCCCTTTCAATTAAAATGAGTGAATCATGCATTGATCATATGAATGGGACTCCACAGACTGCCAAAATAATGGACTTCTGGTGTAGCTTCTCTGGGAATTTGAAGCACAATACACAAGCACAGGGTGTCATGTAGGGAGAGAAAGTAGGGGCTCttacctgtaaaaaaaaaaatcaaccattAATCTGCAGGatggtttgaaaaaaatcagctgAGGACGACCTTTGGGACAAATGGTGTTTGGACTAATAAAGCCATGCTGTTAGTGATTTTCCATTACTCTATAGCTGCCAGTGAGACCAAGTGTGGACATTTGTGTGGCTTCGAACTTTAAGAGACAGCTTAATGGCTGAACAAAGGGTTGGTTCTGTCGTGATGACCTGTCCCGGTTTCAGCCATTTAAGGCGGCACAGACCTATTTGCTGGCAACAGCTTCTTGACTTTTAaccttctgctttgtttctatTACCAACTTGTTTTGACAGACATCATTAGGTGCAAGCTGGACTAGATCCAAGTACATGCTATTACCTGTGTAGTCATGCAAAATCATCTCATTTGTTTGCAATCAAAAATATCTGAAGCTTGTTCCAACATAGATTCCACAAAACACCGGTCACATTCCTGGCAGAGGCTCGGCTcatttctcaaaaacaaaacgCAGGGCCTGGAGTTTGTCTCTCATAAATATGATGATGTGTCACCGTTCACACGCGtcagttaatgtttttgttttactgggaacaaaacaaaaacaaaactacctTCTGCGTTCTCCTTTTATGttctattttcttttgcatGGATCAAGTTACATTTCGATATTTGctaaattttatatttcaaaataagaatATTCAAAGTGGACACATTTATCAACAATTACTGAGCAATAATGTGAGCTATTAAGATGAATGGAGAAAAAAGCACCGGCCATTTTACTATTCTGAGTACTAGACTCCGTTAATGATTAAATAACAATTTTCAAGGTGATTTTCTGATAAAATGAACATTCATTCTGCCTCTTCTTGCTCATAACTCCAGTAGGAACGCTGACCCGATAAGGACTAAGAGTTTAATTTTCATTTGCGAAGAAACTCAAACAAAGATTTGAAACCCAAACCTTGGAATGCTATGAAAACTTCCTTGCAGCCATGTACTTACTCTTTCCTTAAAAAAGCAACTAAATGatgatgtgtttgctgtgtcacccaggaaatgtttttcctgttttccagcACAGGTATTAAGTGATGAAGTGTAGCATACATCCAGTCTAGCAGGAGGTCTgttaaatctgaaaaataaactaactTGTTTTGCTTCCTCAGCAGCCCTAATTCGGTGATGTTTGAGACTTCCTGCTGCCGACAGGGGGCAGACTGAGTCTGTGCAGGTGGAACTGGGCAGCAGTGAGCCTGAGTCACTGCCAGCCAGGGTTGTTTACTTCTCTGCTGCCACTGATGCAGTAGAGGATCCTGGGATATtacaggggagagagggagggaggagggtgcAGCTGGGGCTCTTATGCAGTCCAGCAGTGAAGCCAGTgtgctttcatttcacacacacacagtgcagtgcagtgcagcGGAGAGGAGAGCTGGCTGTTTACACTGCATATCTGTGAAACGCTTCAAACACTCTGCAGCAGCCTCTCATGCTGCAGGCTGACCAGTTACATAAGCCCTGCTGGATGTGCTGCTGCACTGCAACGAGCTCCACCTACAAGACTGTAAACAGCCGACGTCACTACTTCCGTGGCATGCATCAGCTCTCCCTGGGGCTGACAGGGAAGtgggaaagaagaggaggaggaaggggagtgCTTGTAGTGTGCTGGTGTAGGACTGAGGGAGATTTTTGGCAAGGAGGCGAggcacagagggaaagagagaactGGGCCGAGTAAATGAGCTCAATTCCCCCTCGACATGGCCGATGAATAACCATTGGCTTCCTTATTCAGAGGGAGCTGTTGGTCACTGTCATCAACTCTTCCTGTCCCATAATGGTTGTTGACACagtgagaaatgtgtttgtcaaaAAAGCTAATCGTGGATATAAGAGGTCTGAGTAAACTTTccaatatatacataaaaatattaacagaaaaacaagctccCAGTCCAGTTTAATTTCATGGAATAGAATTACGATTTCTGTATCACAAGTTCATTTGTatgtatacatttatataaatgaaaatgtgcactCATGTAGAAGGAACAGGGAGAGGAGTTGGGTTATGGTTACCTTCATTCTGTCTTTCCAGTCTTTCCCAATATGGACTTTCACTTGGAGAGGCACGCCAGTTCAAAGTAACCAAGGAAAGCTCTGGAAATAACACTGTTGATGTCATCGTTGTGTCATCGGGTTTATTTTGTGCTTGATCAAATGTGTAACTGTGGACGGAAAAATCATCATTTCAATTTTGTCTCCTGTCATTCTCCCAGTATATGTTCATACTGTAATAAATTAGTGGGCCGCCCCTTTAAATATTTAGATGATCATATCTTGATGATGTTGCCGTGTTACGTTGTTTGCAGTTATG is a window of Echeneis naucrates chromosome 2, fEcheNa1.1, whole genome shotgun sequence DNA encoding:
- the lig4 gene encoding DNA ligase 4, with the protein product MEGTSKSDAADQPSVAAQVPFLHLCNTLEKIQKSKPRPDKSKFLGDFIASWRKFHSALHKDRPNTTDSFYPAMRLIVPPFERERMAYGIKESMLAKLYIDVLGLPKDGQEANKLLNYRAPTTSQGEAGDFAGMAYFVLKKRCSHQGNLSIKEVNDFLDSVAANNASKQKDLVKKNLLHLITQSSALEQKWLIRMILKDMKLGISKETVLQIFHPDAAELYNVNTDLNKVCQQLHNPSVSLSEVSIGLFSAFKPMLAAVANIRNVEKQMANSPFYIQTKLDGERIQLHKDGDVYKYYSRNAFEYTQQFGGSRLEGSLTPYIHNVFKSHIVSCILDGEMMAYNPTTQNYMQKGSKFDIKRLMDDSELQTCFCVFDVLLVNNQKLGKETLKKRYETIQTVFTPVKGRIHLVPQTEARTMQDVVNALNDAIDNREEGIMVKDPLSIYKPDKRGEGWLKIKPEYVDGLMDELDLLIVGGYWGKGRRGGMMSHFLCAVAEAPKPGEKPSVFHSFCRIGSGYTMKELYDLGLKLAKHWKVYRKNDPPASILCGPEKPEVYIEPCNSVIIQVKAAEIVGSDMYKTNCTLRFPRIEKIRDDKDWHQCMTLAELDQFRSKASGKLASRHLSIDDNEPQKKKRKVAAKPKKVAGVIDHFKPQDLSGVTKETDMFEDVEFCILNGTEDHPKPELEKGVARCGGIVVQNPGPDTYCVIAGVENMRVKNLILSNQHDVVWAAWLLECLGKKEVVPWQPHHMIHMSPTTKEHFAREYDSFGDSYYVDTDEQQLRDVFGRIDKVKALPDVSVAQVEQRYSWDDLPSSMFRPFRVYMDRYTDIGDPETAIPATCLDIRALEFRYHGGTVVQKLEEGISHVVITEETRLLDLRTLRRCFRKKFKIVKDSWVSESINAGYLLNDTDYLV